A part of Setaria viridis chromosome 8, Setaria_viridis_v4.0, whole genome shotgun sequence genomic DNA contains:
- the LOC117833940 gene encoding dirigent protein 22, whose product MAGTSFAALSCLFAVALLAATASAAGEKETRLRVFWHDVMSGGPNVSTVVQVAEGPNSNASATRFGSVMVIDDPLTEGPNLTSRLLGRAQGMYVCAGKDSLSVMMAMNFVFVDGAYNGSSLAILGPNPADRKVKEMAVVGGTGVFRFAHGYCELRTRWFDARTGDATVEYSIHVRHD is encoded by the coding sequence ATGGCCGGCACCAGCTTTGCGGCTCTCTCCTGCCTGTTCGCGGTGGCCCTGCTCGCCgccacggcgtcggcggcgggggagaaGGAGACGCGTCTGCGCGTGTTCTGGCACGACGTGATGAGCGGGGGGCCGAACGTGTCGACGGTGGTGCAGGTCGCCGAGGGCCCCAactccaacgcctccgccacgAGGTTCGGCTCCGTCATGGTGATCGACGACCCGCTCACGGAGGGCCCCAACCTGACGTCGAGGCTCCTGGGGCGCGCGCAGGGCATGTACGTCTGCGCCGGCAAGGACTCGCTGTCGGTGatgatggccatgaacttcgtCTTCGTCGACGGCGCCTACAACGGCAGCAGCCTCGCCATCCTGGGCCCCAACCCGGCCGACCGGAAGGTCAAGGAGATGGCCGTGGTCGGCGGCACTGGCGTGTTCAGGTTCGCACACGGGTACTGCGAGTTGAGGACGCGGTGGTTCGACGCCAGGACCGGCGACGCCACCGTCGAGTATAGCATCCACGTCCGCCATGACTGA